ATGGCGACGGTGGCCGCGGTGGCGCTGACGGCAGTCGAGCCGTCGATGGCGCGCGCCGGGTCCGCGCCTGCAGGCGAGGGCCTGAAGGCCGCGACCGCCACCAGCGACGCCACCGACTTCAGCGCCCGCCGCCGTTACTATCGGGGCGGCGGCGCTGCCGCGGCAGCTGCCTTCGCCGGTATTGTCGGCACCGGTCTTGCGATCGCCGCGGCCCAGAGCCGCCGCGATTATTACTATGGCGGCGGGCCGGTCTATTACGGCGGAGGCCCGGTTTATTACGGCGGCAGCCCCTATTACTATGGTGGACGTGACGCATACGGCTACGGCGGGTACGGTTATGACGGCGCCAAGAGTTATTATGGCGGCTGGTAAGCGTTACCTTCCCGAACCGGCTTCGGTTCGCCGGCCTTAACGATGCCGGCGGATTTCTTTCGGCGTGGGGGTGCGGAAAGGCCTGCCGTTAACACGCTTTCCATCGGATTCGACTAGTTTCGAACGATGAGTGATTCGCTCGGCAGGCTTTATCTGGCAGTGCTCGCGGCCAAGGATCTCGATCCGGCAACGTCGCGAACCGCGCGGCTGTTTCAACGTGGTCCGGCCAAGATGGCCAAGAAACTGGCGGAAGAAGCCATCGAGGTCGTGATCGATGCCGTCAATGGCAATTCCGATGCGGTGGTCCGCGAGAGCGCCGATCTTCTCTACAATCTCACCGTGCTGTGGGCGGCGGCCGGCGTCCGTCCCGAGGACGTCTGGCGCGAGATGGAGCGGCGCGAACATCTGCTCGGCATCGCCGAGAAGCTGCCGAAATCATCCGTCAAACTGCGCAAGACAGCTGCTGCTCCGGCCGCTTCCCCGGCCGTCCGGCGACGAATTGTCGCGCTTGAAGGCCGCAGCCTGCGCAAGCGGCACTAATCCTCCTCAAATTCGGGCACTTCGCGGCATGGACAAATCCGCTCCATGGTGGTTCATCGCGCCATGCTGAGACGGATTTACGATTGGTGCATTGACTCCGCCCACAAGCCATACTCGGCCTGGATCATGGGCGCGGTGTCGTTCGCGGAAAGCTCGTTCTTTCCGGTACCGCCGGATGTGATGTTGGTCCCGATGTCGCTGGCGCGGCCGGAGCGGGCCTGGTTCTACGCCATGGTCTGCACCGTGACCTCGGTGCTGGGCGGCGTCGTCGGCTATGCCATCGGCGCGCTGCTGTACGATTCCCTCGGGCAATGGCTGATCCAGATCTATGGTCTCAGCGGCAAGGTCGAAGCCTTCCGGGCATCCTATGCCGAATGGGGCGCGCTGATCATCATCGGCAAGGGCCTGACGCCGATCCCCTACAAGCTCGTGACCATTACCTCGGGCTTTGCCGGCTACGACGTCTGGCTGTTCGTGCTGTGCTCGATCATCGCGCGCGGCGGACGCTTCTTCGTGGTGGCTATCCTGCTCAACCGCTATGGCGAATGGATCCGGACCAGGATCGAGAAGCATCTGGGGTTGTGGGTGGCGCTGGGCGCCGCCGTGCTGGTGCTCGGATTCTACGTCGCATTTCGATTGATTTGAACGCGGCCGTGAAGCGCTTTGCCGGCCGGCGGGTTCGGGTTAGACTCGCTGCCATGCTCGATCGCACCGGCAACATCCTGGCGCTGTGCAGGACGCATGTCGCGACCGCCTGCGCGGCGCTGTCGATCTCAGTCATGGCCACGGAAGCCTGCTGGCCGCAGGCCGCACCCCCGCCGCCATCCTCGCTCGGCGTCCAGTCGCCGGCCCAGCAAACGGCGCCGGACCGGCCCGCGCCCCGGCAGAGCGAGCCTGCGCCGCCGCCCCAGCCGCCGGCGCAGGAGGAAAATCCCGGCCTGATCAACGAACTCGGGAAATTGTGGGAGAAATCCAAGTCGATCCTGCCGCCGCTGAAGAGCCCACAGGAGACCATCGAGGACCTCAACGCCCGTGCCAAGGACGCCACCAAGGACGCCGGCGAAAGCCTGTCGCGCCTGGCCAAGCCCTCCTTGATGGTGACCGGGCGCATGGGGTGCCCGGTGTCGGCCAACGGCGCGCCGGACTGCAAGGCCGGCGCGGACAAGCTCTGCCAGAGCAAGGGCTACAAGGAAGGCAAGAGCCTCGATACCGATGCTGCGGAAAAGTGCTCGGCCAGGGTGTATCTGCCGGGCCACAAACGCGAGCCGGGCGACTGCCGGACCGAAAATTACGTGACCCGCGCGCTATGCCAGTAGCGCCTTGGCACAAGCGAAAAAGGCGGATTTGCCTTCTTGGTATGATGTCTGGCATTTATCGGGCCAATGCACCACGCCTTCCCCGAATGAGCTAAGAGGATCTTTCGAATGTCCATGCCTGCCTTGTTCAAGGGCCGTCTGTCGATTCCCGTGATCGGATCGCCGCTGTTCATCATTTCAGTGCCCGATCTCGTGATCGCGCAGTGCAAGGCTGGTATCGTCGGCTCGTTTCCGTCGCTGAACGCGCGTCCGCCGGCCTTGCTCGACGAGTGGCTGGTGCGGATCAAGGAAGAATTGGCCGCATACGACAAGGCGCATCCCGAGCGGCCGTCGGCGCCGTTCGCGGTCAACCAGATCGTGCATAAATCCAACAACCGGCTCGATCACGACCTGGCGCTTTGCGAAAAGCACAAGGTGCCGATGATCATCACCTCGCTCGGCGCGCGCGAAGAACTCAATCAGGCCGCGCATCGCTGGGGCGGCATCGTGTTTCATGACGTGATCAACCAGCGCTTCGCCCACAAGGCGATCGAGAAGGGCGCGGACGGCCTGATCCTGGTAGCCGCCGGCGCCGGCGGCCATGCCGGCGAGATCTCGCCGTTCGCGTTCGTGGCCGAGACCAGGCAATGGTTCGACGGGCCGGTTGCGCTGTCGGGCGCCATCGGCAACGGCCGCGCGATCCGCGCGGCGCGGGTGCTCGGCGCCGACTTCGCCTATATCGGCTCCGCCTTCATCGCCACCACCGAAGCCAATGCGGTGGAGGGCTACAAGCAGATGGTCACCACCTCGACCGCCGAAGATATCGTCTATTCCAACCTGTTCACCGGCGTGCACGGCAATTACCTGAAGAAATCGATCGTCGCCGCCGGCATGGACCCGGACAACCTGCCGGAGTCCGATCCGTCGAAAATGAATTTCGGTACCGACGCCACGGGCGAGCGCGCCAAGCCGAAGGCCTGGAAGGACATCTGGGGCAGCGGCCAGGGCGTCGGCAGCGTCGGCAAGATCGTGCCGGCCGCCGAACTGATCGCGCGGTTCAAGAAGGAATACGACGAAGCCGTCGATCCGCCGCTTTGAGGTCAAACCTCACCTGAAGACGCGTCCTCACTACGGCGCTGCCGTTTCAGCCGATCGGTCCCTATTCGAGTTCGATCGGCTGGAACTTTCCGGTTTCGTCGAGCGCGGTTCCCCAGATCTTGTGCGAGGCCTGGTGTTCGCCGCGGCCAAAGCTGAGCGACGTGCCAAGGCCCAGATCGAGATTGCGCGTGTTCTCGAGGACGTCGATCAGTTTTTCGGTATCGAATTGCGTTCCGGCCCGCTTGACGGCCTGAATCAGCACGTTCGCCGCGACGAAGCCTTCCAGAGAGACATAGTCGGGCGCTTCGCCGGGGAAATACTTGGCGAGGGCATTCTTGTATTCGAGCACGATCGATGAATAGCCGGAAACCGCCGGCACCACCTGCGTGACGATGACGCCGGTCGCGTAGCGCGCGCCCAGCAGCTTCAATTCCTCGGCAAGCGCGGTGCTGCCGACGAACGACACGTTGGTGTAGATCATCTGCGGATTGATATCGCGCGTCTTCTCGATGAACCTCGCGGCGGCCCGATAGGTTGACACCATGACCACGGCCCTGATCGACTTTTGCGCCTTCAGCTGATTGACCGCATCCTCGACATCGACGGTGTTCCGCGTGTAGTTGAGCCGAACGATGGCGCCGTCGTTGGCGCCGAGCGCGCGAAATGCCTTGGCGACGCCTGCGAATCCGGCGTCGCCGTAGGAGTCCTGCTGGGCGAAAACGGCGATCTGCCTGGGTTGCAGCTTGCGCATTTTCACGAGGTAGCGGACCACGGCATCGGTTTCTTCCGCATAGCTCGCCCGATAGTTGAATACGTAGCGATCGGGCGGATCGCTGCGGAGGATGTTGGCGCCGGTGAACGCGCCGAAGAACAGCATCCGCCGCTCGAGCGCGTAAGGCACCGCGACCACGGCGGTGGGCGTTCCGACATTTCCGATGATGCCGAATACCTGATCCTTTTCGTAGAGCTGCTTCATGGCCTCAGTCGTGCGCGTCGGCTCATAGCCGTCGTCGGCCGCGATCAGCCGGAGCATCCGGCCCTCTATGCCGCCGGCATCATTGATCCGGTTGAACGCGGTGTCGATGCCGAGCTTCATCTGGCGTCCGAGCTCCTTCGCGGCGCCAGAAAACGGCGCCGCGATCCCGAACCGGATTTCCCGGTCGGTGATGCCGCGCTGAGGAGGCGCGGTGACGATCGGCGCCGTCGAAGGGGCTGCGACCGCGGCCGGCGGTCCAATGGCCGCCGCCAGGCTCGGCCCGGCGATCGAGCGTTCGAGGTCCGCCAGCTGGCGGTCCGCCGATTTGCAGTCGGTCCTTCCCGACGACACGGCGCTACGGCCGTCAGCGACGCTGCGGTCGAACAGTTGCGTAAGGTTCGATCGCTCGGCCTCGTTGGATGAGCCCTCCCTTATCACCGCCGCGAATTTGTCGGAGATCGTCTGGATCCGGGACCGCGCGATGTCCGGGCAGGCCAACGCCGAACCGACGATCGGCCCGACGCGGCTCGCAAGGTCGCGCACTATTTCCGCGTTGCCGGGCGCCGCGTTCGCGGCGCCTGCCAGCAAGGTGCCTATGAGGAGCAGCATCCAGGGAGCGCATCGCGCGCTCCGCGGGACCGTGGTCGTGTTGGACCGATCATCAGGCAGCATCGTCACTCTTTCCTGTTTGAGTTGTTGCTCAGGGCGCTTGGCTTGGTGCCGGCTTCTGGCGCCACTGAACGAACTGTTGAAGCAGTCGTTCGGACTGCTCGCGCGTCACGGTCGGAGAATTCCGGGGGGACGCCAGAATGGTCTGAAACTCGGCCGTTGCGGGTTTCGGCCCGTCGTTGCTGGCGTCGGGCTGGATCAGCATCGCCTTTACCGACTGGACCATGCCGGCGAGAGCACCCGCGTCGGGTTGCCGGGACGCGGGAATCATGATGACGAAGAACAGCGCCACGACGGCCGAAATGCCGACGGCGGCCGTGAAGCGGCCGACGACACTGACGAGTGCCTTTCGCCGATCCAGTTCGCGGGCCAGCCCCGGCGGCTCGTGGATGATCTCGGGGGCCAGCGGGTGCCACAAGGCGCTGGAAACCGCGTTCTCGAGCTGGATATCGAGAGAGACCGGCGGGGAGATCGGAGCCCTTGCGGGTTCGGATCTTGCTTCGTCCGAAAGCGGTGATCGTGTCCCCAATCTTTCGCGCAGCCCGCGCGGGGCATAGTACTCGGGATTGTCGGGACTAAGACGGTCGTGGTCACTCAAGCTACTCATACGCTACTCCTCACTACGGCTACGCTTGGGAATGGCACCGCGGGCGCCATGGCGCCGCGGGAACTGAACTCCGGATTTTTCTCCGGAACGATTGGACAAAGGTTCCAGCCGGCGGGCGAGGGGGCGCCCGGAACAACGCGCGATCGCGCCGAACGAGATGACGAGTTCGGTCGTGGCATCCGAGTCAAAGATCCGGATGCAGACTTTGCATCATGCGCTTCGTGCGTCAGCCGGCGATCGAAATCGCGCGACAACGCCGTTTCCACCCCTTCCATTGCCTTTGTCCCCCGGCAAGTGTCCGTCGCGAACGACGGTGGAAATGACCCGCCGGCAATCGTGCCGGCAAAGTCACTGAGATGTGATGGAGCTGGGGCGAGACATTATTAGGTCGGAACCTCGACTGAATTGAGGTCAGTTTTTGCCGGTCAACAGCTTTGGCGCAGGGGCGAAATCGCGAGCGAATCATTGCTGGCTGGCATTAACCGCCACTATCGAAAGTGCGGACGGCCACAAACTCGACAAAATTAGTCCACGGTTTTTCGGATGCCGCGTGGCGATGTCCGTACATGAGCAGGACAGGATCTTCCTCGGCGCGACGCGACCTGACACCAGGTCGCCGAATAACCGGCGCCATTAACGAACCGTTAACCAAGACCGCCGATTCTTAACCATTCGATAAGGAAAGGCGAGTCGATCCCCCATGGACGCAATCGTGGAGCCAACGCGACAATTGGTGCGCCTGCGCGGACGCTCCTATGTGGCGTTTGTTTTTTGTCCGGTGGTGCCGATCGTGGGCTGGCTTGAAGAACTGGACGCCACGCTCGCGCGATCGCCCGGCTTCTTTGTCGGCAAGCCGGTCGTTCTCGACCTCTCGGCGCTGGATCTCAGTCAATCCGCCATCGCACATCTTGTCACGAGCCTCGAGCAGCGGAATATCCGCGTGCTCGGAATCGAAGGCGTCGACCAGGGTCATCTGACCAGGAGCCTGCCGCCCTTGCTCACGGGCGGACGCCACTGCGCGGTCAAGCCCAACGAACCCGCAAAGCCCGAAGCCAAGGCGAAGTCGACGTCTCTGCTGCTCGAAAGCCCGGTGCGTTCCGGTCAGTCGGTGGTTTTTACCGATGGCGACGTCACCGTGCTCGGTTCGGTCGGCTCCGGCGCGGAAATCGTGGCCGGCGGTTCGATCCATATTTATGGGGCGCTTCGCGGCCGGGCGATGGCGGGCGTGAACGGCAACTCCGCCGCGCGGATTTTTTGCCAGAAGATCGAGGCCGAGCTTCTGGCCATCGACGGCTACTACCAGACTGCCGAAGAAATCG
The sequence above is drawn from the Bradyrhizobium sediminis genome and encodes:
- the hisE gene encoding phosphoribosyl-ATP diphosphatase, which encodes MSDSLGRLYLAVLAAKDLDPATSRTARLFQRGPAKMAKKLAEEAIEVVIDAVNGNSDAVVRESADLLYNLTVLWAAAGVRPEDVWREMERREHLLGIAEKLPKSSVKLRKTAAAPAASPAVRRRIVALEGRSLRKRH
- the minC gene encoding septum site-determining protein MinC, giving the protein MDAIVEPTRQLVRLRGRSYVAFVFCPVVPIVGWLEELDATLARSPGFFVGKPVVLDLSALDLSQSAIAHLVTSLEQRNIRVLGIEGVDQGHLTRSLPPLLTGGRHCAVKPNEPAKPEAKAKSTSLLLESPVRSGQSVVFTDGDVTVLGSVGSGAEIVAGGSIHIYGALRGRAMAGVNGNSAARIFCQKIEAELLAIDGYYQTAEEIDPSLRNRPAQAWLEGDIMKITALN
- a CDS encoding NAD(P)H-dependent flavin oxidoreductase, with protein sequence MSMPALFKGRLSIPVIGSPLFIISVPDLVIAQCKAGIVGSFPSLNARPPALLDEWLVRIKEELAAYDKAHPERPSAPFAVNQIVHKSNNRLDHDLALCEKHKVPMIITSLGAREELNQAAHRWGGIVFHDVINQRFAHKAIEKGADGLILVAAGAGGHAGEISPFAFVAETRQWFDGPVALSGAIGNGRAIRAARVLGADFAYIGSAFIATTEANAVEGYKQMVTTSTAEDIVYSNLFTGVHGNYLKKSIVAAGMDPDNLPESDPSKMNFGTDATGERAKPKAWKDIWGSGQGVGSVGKIVPAAELIARFKKEYDEAVDPPL
- a CDS encoding ABC transporter substrate-binding protein produces the protein MLLLIGTLLAGAANAAPGNAEIVRDLASRVGPIVGSALACPDIARSRIQTISDKFAAVIREGSSNEAERSNLTQLFDRSVADGRSAVSSGRTDCKSADRQLADLERSIAGPSLAAAIGPPAAVAAPSTAPIVTAPPQRGITDREIRFGIAAPFSGAAKELGRQMKLGIDTAFNRINDAGGIEGRMLRLIAADDGYEPTRTTEAMKQLYEKDQVFGIIGNVGTPTAVVAVPYALERRMLFFGAFTGANILRSDPPDRYVFNYRASYAEETDAVVRYLVKMRKLQPRQIAVFAQQDSYGDAGFAGVAKAFRALGANDGAIVRLNYTRNTVDVEDAVNQLKAQKSIRAVVMVSTYRAAARFIEKTRDINPQMIYTNVSFVGSTALAEELKLLGARYATGVIVTQVVPAVSGYSSIVLEYKNALAKYFPGEAPDYVSLEGFVAANVLIQAVKRAGTQFDTEKLIDVLENTRNLDLGLGTSLSFGRGEHQASHKIWGTALDETGKFQPIELE
- a CDS encoding YqaA family protein, which produces MVVHRAMLRRIYDWCIDSAHKPYSAWIMGAVSFAESSFFPVPPDVMLVPMSLARPERAWFYAMVCTVTSVLGGVVGYAIGALLYDSLGQWLIQIYGLSGKVEAFRASYAEWGALIIIGKGLTPIPYKLVTITSGFAGYDVWLFVLCSIIARGGRFFVVAILLNRYGEWIRTRIEKHLGLWVALGAAVLVLGFYVAFRLI